The stretch of DNA GGCCCTGAAGTTCCTCGCCGAGGGCGTCTACGGCGACTCGTTCAAGACGACCACCAGCGCCGAGGAGGCGCTCGCCCAGCAGCTCATCGGTGCCGCGCGGGACGACGTCCAGACCTACGCCGTCAACCAGAAAGAAGAGAAAGAGCGCGTCGCGGCCGCCGCTCGCTGACGCTCGCCACCCGTCTCGCCGCCCGTGGACCGGGCGGCACCCACACGGCAGTGGAGACCTTTTTCCTGCCGACCGCCGTGGAGTCGGTATGACCGACGAGCGAACCACCTGGGAGTACGAGACGCTGCGACCGGTGCGTGGCTCGACGAAGAAGGAGCCGGTCGACCCGGCGGAGGAACTGAACGAGCTCGGGAGCGAGGGGTGGGAGCTGGTCGACACCGTCGACTACGTCGGCGGCGGGACGAAGTTCCTCGTGTTCAGGCGGCCCGCGGAGGACGAGGGATGAGCGCCGGCGCGAACAGCGAGGTCGACGCCGACGCCGAGTCCGACACGGAGATCGAGACCAGCGGGGACACCGACATCAGCACCGCCAACACGATGCGCGAGCGGGCCGGCGAGAGCCGGCTGAAGCTCTGGGTGATGCTCAGCGCCGACCGGCTGGTCATCACGGGCGCGCTGGCGGTACTGGTGTTCGGGGCGTTCGTCCTCGGGGGGGCGGTCCTCTTCCCGGAGGTGAGCGCGAACCTCAACAGCGGCGACACGAAGTCGACGATCTTCTCGACGATGCTGGGGGCCATCATCACCGGCACCACCCTGATCGTCACCATCAGCCAACTGGTGATCTCACAGGAGAACGGGCCGCTTGGCGACCAGCACGAGCGGATGAGCAACACCCTCGACTTCAGGGACTACGTCGGGGACCTCTACGACGAGCCGACGCCGGTCGATCCCTCGGCGTTCCTCCGGAAGATCGTCGCGGAGAGCCAGCGCCGGGCGAAGGCGCTGCGGGACTCGGTCTCCGAACACGACGACGACGACCTCCGCGAGGAGGTCGACGAGTTCACCGACAGCCTCACCGGCAACGCCGACGAGGTGACCGACCAGCTGGAGGGGGAGGCCTTCGGCTCCTTCGACGTGCTCTTCGCCGCGTTGAACTTCAACTACGGCTGGAAGATC from Haloarcula litorea encodes:
- a CDS encoding DUF4177 domain-containing protein, whose protein sequence is MTDERTTWEYETLRPVRGSTKKEPVDPAEELNELGSEGWELVDTVDYVGGGTKFLVFRRPAEDEG